In Colletotrichum higginsianum IMI 349063 chromosome 3, whole genome shotgun sequence, a genomic segment contains:
- a CDS encoding 2-dehydropantoate 2-reductase, protein MATDQQVDVLLYGLGAIGSFYAFILSRVPCVRLTVVARSNYDAVKENGIIITSENHGEHTVRPFKVVKTAAEADAKFDFIVCAHKAITQDAVPAQIAPAVDESRSTIVIIQNGVGNEVPFRTAFPHATIISCVTWTGAAQPQPGHIRHTKSEDMQIGLYPNEADPSVERQRLDSFAALLTEGNTVFQVVPDIQVQRWEKVVWNAAWNSLTTLTLLDTHSWLGSSPDATPMTRRLMGEVVDVARACGVPLDHGLVDTLIDKILAMQPIGSSMQNDFKAGRPMEVDIILGYPYRKGKELGIATPTLDTIYVILTGTNLRLLRESGR, encoded by the exons ATGGCTACAGACCAGCAGGTCGATGTCCTGTTGTACGGACTCGGAGC GATCGGGTCGTTCTATGCGTTCATTCTGAGCAGAGTCCCTTGCGTGAGGTTGACGGTCGTCGCGCGGTCAAACtacgacgccgtcaaggagaacGGAATCATCATCACCAGCGAAAACCACGGCGAACACACCGTCCGCCCATTCAAAG TCGTGAAAACCGCGGCCGAGGCAGACGCCAAGTTCGATTTCATCGTTTGCGCCCACAAAGCCATCACCCAGGATGCCGTCCCGGCGCAGATTGCCCCAGCGGTGGACGAGAGCAGATCGACAatcgtcatcatccagaACGGCGTCGGCAACGAGGTGCCCTTCCGCACGGCGTTCCCCCACGCGACAATCATCTCCTGTGTG ACCTGGACCGGAGCTGCCCAGCCGCAGCCGGGACATATCAGGCATACAAAGTCCGAGGATATGCAGATCGGCCTGTACCCCAACGAGGCAGACCCATCGGTCGAGAGACAACGCCTGGACAGCTTCGCCGCGTTGTTGACCGAGGGCAACACCGTCTTCCAGGTCGTGCCCGACATCCAGGTCCAGCGGTGGGAAAAGGTGGTGTGGAACGCCGCCTGGAACTCCCTCACGACGCTGACGCTCCTCGACACCCACTCCTGGCTCGGCTCGTCCCCGGACGCGACGCCCATGACCCGGCGCCTCAtgggcgaggtcgtcgacgtcgcccgcgccTGCGGCGTGCCCCTCGaccacggcctcgtcgacacGCTCATCGACAAGATCCTGGCGATGCAGCCCATCGGCAGCAGCATGCAGAACGACTTCAAGGCCGGGCGGCCGATGGAGGTCGACATCATCCTCGGGTATCCGTACCGGAAGGGCAAGGAGCTGGGGATTGCCACGCCGACGCTGGACACCATCTATGTCATCTTGACTGGGACAAACTTGCGGCTGCTGAGGGAATCTGGGAGGTAG
- a CDS encoding Major facilitator superfamily transporter, producing MAEIVVCCIYWFVLKARRRLPFGYLSLLSLCLLREKPKPQRHEPEPPAMDNTVSKTGDGVSQHEHRTEDVEQLKHQGQNTARGADRAANLIGDQQIELTEEDNKRIRRKTDKRILSILIWVYFLQILDKSVLGYGAIFGLREDCNLTGDQYSMVSSVAAIAQLAWQPFSSWLIVKVPHRLLMPCLVLGWGIAQVCMAACHNYAGLLATRFLLGLFEAGCLPLFSVITSQWYRRAEQPMRVACWYGTNGLATMFAAAVSYGLGQIDGAIHSWQILFIFVGLITVLSAPLVYVVLDNDIPSARFLTEHEKLQAIERLRANQTGTGSRDFKWSQVWEALYEPKSWLFIGMAVCLNVTAAVTNTFGPIVISGFGFDSERSSLLNIPFGFVQLIVIFPASYLAHRFRIKSAFLAAILAPVLAGAVMLYVLGRDNVPPLLAAYYMLAFLFGGNPLIVSWMISNIAGTTKKSVIMSLYNAGSSAGNIIGPLLFNSRDAPEYKPGLTKVMGITCALLAIIGLQVVNLVVSNKMQERKRVANGKPRKIQDLSMEHRYTTAQNDGSGAHLGENAFLDMTDSQNDEFVYVY from the exons ATGGCAGAGATCGTCGTGTGTTGCATATATTGGTTTGTTCTTAAAGCAAGGAGACGCCTGCCTTTTGGATATCTCTCCTTGTTGAGTCTTTGTCTGCTCCGCGAGAAACCGAAACCCCAAAGACACGAGCCAGAACCGCCAGCCATGGACAATACTGTGTCCAAGACCGGAGACGGCGTTTCCCAACACGAACACCGCACCGAAGATGTCGAGCAGCTGAAGCATCAAGGCCAGAACACGGCCAGGGGCGCCGACCGGGCGGCGAACCTGATCGGGGACCAGCAGATCGAGCTCACGGAAGAAGAT AACAAACGCATCCGCCGCAAGACCGACAAGCGCATCCTCTCGATCCTCATCTGGGTCTACTTCCTCCAGATCCTCGACAAGTCCGTCCTCGGCTACGGCGCCATCTTCGGCCTCCGCGAGGACTGCAACCTCACGGGCGACCAGTACTCCATGGTCagctccgtcgccgccatcgcccagCTCGCCTGGCAgcccttctcgtcctggCTCATCGTCAAGGTGCCGCACCGCCTGCTCATGCCgtgcctcgtcctcggctgGGGCATCGCCCAGGTCTGCATGGCCGCCTGCCACAACtacgccggcctgctcgccaCGCGCTTCCTCCTGGGCCTCTTCGAGGCCGGCTGCCTGCCGCTCTTCTCCGTCATCACCTCGCAGTGGTACCGCCGCGCCGAGCAGCCCATGCGCGTCGCCTGCTGGTACGGCACCAACGGCCTGGCCACCatgttcgccgccgccgtgtcgtacggcctcggccagatCGACGGCGCCATCCACTCGTGGCAgatcctcttcatcttcgtcggcctCATCACCGTCCTCTCGGCGCCCCTGGTCtacgtcgtcctcgacaacgacaTCCCCTCGGCCCGCTTCCTCACCGAGCACGAGAAGCTGCAGGCCATCGAGCGCCTCCGCGCCAACCAgaccggcaccggcagcCGCGACTTCAAGTGGAGCCAGGTCTGGGAGGCCCTGTACGAGCCCAAGAGCTGGCTCTTCATCGGCATGGCCGTGTGCCTCAacgtcaccgccgccgtgacCAACACCTTTGGGCCCATTGTCATCtccggcttcggcttcgacaGCGAGAGGAGCTCGCTGCTCAACATCCCCTTCGGCTTCGTCCagctcatcgtcatcttcccGGCCTCCTACCTCGCCCACCGCTTCCGCATCAAGtcggccttcctcgccgccatcctggCCCCCGTgctggccggcgccgtgatGCTCTACGTCCTCGGCCGGGACAACGTGCCCCCGCTGCTGGCGGCCTACTACATGCTCGCCTTCCTCTTCGGCGGGAACCCGCTCATCGTGTCGTGGATGATCTCCAACAtcgccggcaccaccaaGAAGTCCGTCATCATGTCGCTGTACAACGCCGGCTCGTCCGCCGGCAACATCATCGGCCCGCTGCTCTTCAACTCCAGGGACGCGCCCGAGTACAAGCCTGGCTTGACCAAGGTCATGGGCATCACCTGCGCGCTCCTTGCCATCATTGGCCTGCAGGTCGTCAACCTGGTCGTCTCCAACAAGATGCAGGAGCGCAAGAGGGTGGCCAACGGCAAGCCGAGGAAGATCCAGGACCTGAGCATGGAGCATCGCTACACCACCGCGCAGAACGATGGCTCGGGTGCTCACCTGGGAGAGAACGCGTTCCTGGACATGACGGACAGCCAGAACGACGAGTTTGTGTACGTATACTGA
- a CDS encoding Short-chain dehydrogenase has translation MARIFITGSSDGLGAVAARTLLKRGHQVVLHARNAQRAEDAKAAVPGAEGVLVGDLSRFDEAKKLAEEANKLGTFDVVIHNAGLYRGPYRKTDLGLPSLTAVNVFAPYLLTALINKPKRVVYISSGLHRNGDTSFADPTWRERGEAGWNQDQAYFDSKLLITTFANAVARLWPDVKSNSIDPGWVPTKMGGQSATGLADDGIATYVLLAEGTGAGDVTGKYFKPSGQEDSPVPITEDEERQDQLVKLLEQETGVKLPST, from the coding sequence ATGGCGCGAATCTTCATCACAGGATCAtccgacggcctcggcgccgttgccgcccgGACGCTGCTCAAGAGAGGCCACCAGGTCGTCCTCCACGCACGCAACGCCCagcgcgccgaggacgcAAAGGCGGccgtccccggcgccgagggcgtcctcgtcggcgacctcTCCCGgttcgacgaggccaagaagctcgccgaggaggccaacAAGCTGGGCACgttcgacgtcgtcatccaCAACGCGGGCCTCTACCGCGGCCCTTACCGCAAGACGGACCTGGGCCTCCCGAGCCTGACGGCCGTCAACGTCTTCGCGCCGTACCTGCTGACGGCCCTCATCAACAAGCCCAAGAGGGTCGTCTACATCTCGTCGGGCCTGCACCGGAACGGCGACACCAGCTTCGCCGACCCGACGTGGCGCGagcgcggcgaggcgggctGGAACCAGGACCAGGCGTACTTCGACTCCAAGCTGCTCATCACGACCTttgccaacgccgtcgcccgcctgTGGCCGGACGTCAAGAGCAACTCGATCGACCCGGGCTGGGTGCCGACCAAGATGGGCGGGCAGAGCGCGACGGGGCTGgcggacgacggcatcgcgACCTAcgtcctgctggccgaggGGACGGGCGCGGGAGACGTCACCGGCAAGTACTTCAAGCCGTCGGGCCAGGAGGACAGCCCTGTTCCGATCACGGAGGATGAGGAGAGGCAGGATCAGCTCGTGAAGTTGCTGGAGCAGGAGACCGGGGTCAAGCTGCCTTCGACATAG
- a CDS encoding H+ symporter family protein, giving the protein MDSPRDKTHIDPEQSPRAEHHGDQEPWHGMSAGQYLGTRFTTLKPPMLSAPNPLKLVVMINRRQWAFFAVAFAAWTWDAFDFFTVSLTITELSETFNKSKTDITWGITLVLMFRSVGSVIFGIAADRYGRKWPFVVNNLLFIALELGTGFCQTYDQFLACRALFGIAMGGLYGNAAATALEDLPSETRGMMSGVLQQGYAFGYLLAAAFARGLVNTTPHGWRPLFWFGAGPPVLFILFRLMLPETDTFNEHKRIREAAGRQAAAAAGGSVTSTFLKEGKVAVRKHWLLLAYLVLLMAGFNFMSHGSQDLYPTMLTNQFSFDADQVTVTQVVANLGAMLGGTTVGYCSQIFGRRFSILVCCVVGGALLYPYTFVTTEAVMAAAFFEQFCVQGAWGVIPIHLMELSPGAFRTFVVGTSYQLGNLVSSASSTIEARLGEQFPLPPRGGTKRFDYGRVICIFMGCVFAYVILLTFVGPEHLRRSFDVADDSDMREVAGDETMEDELHHREARVGHGVHSDEETGHQEKSATHRE; this is encoded by the exons ATGGACAGTCCTCGCGACAAAACTCACATCGACCCCGAACAGAGCCCTCGCGCCGAGCACCATGGAGACCAAGAGCCGTGGCACGGCATGTCCGCCGGCCAGTACCTTGGGACGCGCTTCACCACGCTGAAGCCGCCCATGCTGAGCGCTCCCAACCCGCTGAAGCTCGTGGTGATGATCAACAGACGCCAGTGGGCCTTCTTCGCAGTCGCTTTCGCTGCTTGG ACATGGGACGCCTTCGACTTCTTCACCGTCTCGCTCACCATCACGGAGCTCTCCGAGACGTTCAACAAGTCCAAGACCGACATCACTTGGGGCATCACGCTCGTCCTCATGTTCCGATCGGTCGGCTCCGTCATCTTCGGCATCGCAGCAGACCGATACGGCAGAAAGTGGCCCTTTGTCGTGAACAACCTCCtcttcatcgccctcgagctg GGAACCGGCTTCTGCCAGACGTACGACCAGTTCCTCGCATGCCGCGCTCTCTTCGGCATCGCCATGGGCGGTTTGTACGGCAatgcagcagcaacagctcTTGAAGACCTCCCCTCCGAGACACGCGGCATGATGTCCGGTGTCCTACAGCAAGGT TACGCTTTCGGATACCTGCTGGCCGCGGCCTTTGCCCGAGGCCTCGTCAACACCACCCCGCACGGCTGGCGCCCTCTCTTCTggttcggcgccggcccgcCCGTGCTGttcatcctcttccgccTGATGCTGCCCGAAACGGACACCTTCAACGAGCATAAGCGCATCCGCGAAGCCGCCGGGCGGcaggcggcagcggcggccggcggaaGCGTCACGTCGACGTTCctcaaggagggcaaggtgGCCGTGCGCAAGCactggctgctgctggcctacctcgtcctcctcatgGCCGGCTTCAACTTCATGTCGCACGGCAGCCAGGACCTGTACCCGACCATGCTGACGAACCAGTTCTCCTTCGACGCGGACCAGGTCACCGTCACCCAGGTCGTCGCGAACCTCGGCGCCATGCTGGGCGGCACCACCGTCGGCTACTGCAGCCAGATCTTCGGCCGCCGCTTCAGCATCCTCGTCTgctgcgtcgtcggcggcgccctgctCTACCCGTACACCTTCGTCAcgaccgaggccgtcatggcggccgccttcttcgagCAGTTCTGCGTCCAGGGCGCCTGGGGCGTCATCCCCATCCACCTGATGGAGCTCAGCCCGGGCGCCTTCCGcaccttcgtcgtcggcacctCGTACCAGCTTGGCAACCTCGTatcgtcggccagctcgaccatcgaggcccgcctcggcgagcagttcccgctgccgccgcggggCGGCACGAAACGCTTCGACTACGGCAGGGTCATTTGCATCTTCATGGGCTGCGTGTTCGCGTACGTCATCCTCCTGACCTTCGTCGGGCCCGAGCATCTGCGGCGCAGCTTCGACGTGGCCGATGACTCGGACATGCGCGAGGTCGCCGGGGACGAGACGATGGAGGACGAGCTCCACCACCGCGAGGCGAGGGTTGGGCACGGGGTGCAcagcgacgaggagacggggCATCAGGAGAAGTCGGCTACGCACCGAGAGTGA